From Campylobacter lari:
AATTTAATATAAGGCGAAACTGCCTTATATTATTTGGATTTATTGTAAGAGTTTTAAAACATTTTGTTGCACAGCATTAGCCTGACTCATAGCATAAGATCCACTTTGAGCTAGGATGTTGTATTTAGAGAAA
This genomic window contains:
- a CDS encoding flagellin; the protein is FSKYNILAQSGSYAMSQANAVQQNVLKLLQ